The DNA segment GTGGTCTTTACCCATACCCATATTTTTACCCGGGTGAACTTTTGTTCCGCGTTGGCGGATAACGATGTTACCTGCTCTTACGAATTCACCACCGTATTTTTTGACACCGAGTCTACGTCCCGCTGAATCGCGGTTATTCTGTGTACTACCCTGACCTTTCTTATGAGCCATGCTATTCTCCTACTATTCTTTAAATGAATTACGCAGCGATCTTAACGATACGAACGCGTGTGTGATCTCTTCTGAAACCACGTTTCAATTTACTGTCTTTACGGCGACGTTTTTTGTAGATCACGACTTTACGGTCACGACCTTCATTGATAACCTCAGCAGTAACAACAGCACCCTCTACAAATGGAGTACCGGTTTTAAGTTCACCGTTATTAACGGCAAGAACTTCTTTGATTTCGACGGTGGCTTTAGGATCTAGTCCCATTTTATCGAACAAAAGGATATCACCCTCTTGAACTTTATACTGTTTTCCGCCGTTTTTGATAATTGCGTACATTAGCGTTCCTTACTTACAAGTCTACAAAAAGTGGCGAATTATAGCCAACGTTTATTTAAGCTTAAATTAAAGCGATCGCATCGATCTCAACAAGTGCATTTTTCGGTAACGTTTTAACAGCAACCGTAGA comes from the Sulfuricurvum sp. genome and includes:
- the rplU gene encoding 50S ribosomal protein L21; translation: MYAIIKNGGKQYKVQEGDILLFDKMGLDPKATVEIKEVLAVNNGELKTGTPFVEGAVVTAEVINEGRDRKVVIYKKRRRKDSKLKRGFRRDHTRVRIVKIAA
- the rpmA gene encoding 50S ribosomal protein L27 is translated as MAHKKGQGSTQNNRDSAGRRLGVKKYGGEFVRAGNIVIRQRGTKVHPGKNMGMGKDHTLYALVDGVVAFERKDKKRKQVSIIPAA